From a single Micromonospora pallida genomic region:
- a CDS encoding MFS transporter, with the protein MASTLSVLTRNRNFRTLFLAELVVFGADWFVMVPLLVLLPQLTGSGVWGALVLAVDTGVVALLLPYTGTIADRFDRRRILMAANGAALVGALLLLAVRSSGTAWLAMLAISIIAVAKAFYSPAAQAALPNVLDPDELAAGNAVAGSAWGTMTVVGASLGGLISAAFGPYVCFWVAAVALLTAAGLTTLIRRPLQAPRDHAEPVQRTWAAIREALAYIAHRPRVLALVTVKSAVGLGNGVLTVFPLLAGLYGVGAVGTGLLFAVRGAGALIGPILMRRVLTNRRWLLTGLALSMSTYGLAYVGVSVTGWFPLVLALVFVAHFAGGGNWVMSNFALQGEVPDRLRGRVFATDMMLATLAISVSQLVVAALVDTIDERIVLAGCGLTTLVYAVGWRIATRRLSLTEQPSAAEPVTSR; encoded by the coding sequence GTGGCGTCGACCCTCTCCGTCCTGACCCGGAACCGGAACTTCCGCACCCTCTTCCTCGCCGAACTGGTGGTCTTCGGCGCTGACTGGTTCGTCATGGTGCCCCTGCTGGTGCTCCTGCCGCAGTTGACCGGCAGTGGGGTGTGGGGCGCGCTGGTCCTCGCCGTCGACACCGGGGTCGTGGCGCTGCTGCTGCCGTACACCGGCACCATCGCCGACCGGTTCGACCGGCGGCGGATCCTCATGGCGGCGAACGGTGCCGCCCTGGTCGGGGCGCTGCTGCTGCTCGCGGTCCGCAGCTCCGGCACGGCCTGGCTGGCGATGCTCGCGATCTCCATCATCGCGGTGGCGAAGGCGTTCTACTCGCCCGCCGCGCAGGCCGCCCTGCCGAACGTCCTCGACCCGGACGAGCTGGCCGCCGGCAACGCCGTCGCCGGCTCCGCGTGGGGCACGATGACCGTGGTCGGGGCGTCCCTGGGCGGTCTGATCAGCGCGGCCTTTGGCCCGTACGTCTGCTTCTGGGTGGCGGCGGTGGCCCTGCTGACGGCCGCCGGCCTGACCACGCTGATCCGCCGGCCGTTGCAGGCGCCCCGCGACCACGCCGAGCCGGTCCAGCGGACCTGGGCGGCGATCCGCGAGGCGCTGGCCTACATCGCCCACCGCCCCCGGGTGCTCGCCCTGGTCACCGTGAAGTCGGCGGTCGGCCTCGGTAACGGGGTGTTGACCGTCTTCCCCCTGCTCGCCGGCCTGTACGGGGTGGGCGCGGTGGGCACCGGACTGCTCTTCGCCGTGCGCGGCGCGGGGGCGCTGATCGGCCCGATCCTGATGCGCCGGGTGCTGACCAACCGCCGCTGGTTGCTGACCGGGCTGGCACTGTCCATGTCCACCTACGGCCTGGCCTACGTCGGCGTCTCGGTGACCGGCTGGTTCCCGCTGGTCCTGGCGCTGGTTTTTGTGGCGCACTTCGCCGGTGGCGGCAACTGGGTGATGTCGAACTTCGCGCTCCAGGGTGAGGTGCCGGACCGGCTGCGCGGCCGGGTCTTCGCCACCGACATGATGCTGGCGACGTTGGCCATCTCGGTCAGCCAACTGGTGGTCGCCGCGCTGGTCGACACCATCGACGAGCGGATCGTGCTGGCCGGCTGCGGCCTGACCACCCTCGTGTACGCGGTCGGCTGGCGGATCGCCACCCGGCGGCTGTCGCTGACCGAGCAACCGTCGGCGGCGGAGCCGGTCACGTCCCGGTGA
- the thrB gene encoding homoserine kinase, with product MPLNFASGPVRVRVPATSANLGPGFDALGLALGLHDDVAAEVTSDGVRVAVTGQGAGELPADDRHLVVRAMRATFDALGGQPAGLAVECVNRIPQARGLGSSSAAIVAGVLLARALVDDGAERLDDAALLRLAADIEGHPDNVAPCLLGGFTVAWTEPTGARAVSLAPAAGVSPMVFVPDERGLTATARAALPASVPHADAALTAGRAALLVHALTAEPALLLPATEDRLHQHYRAEGMPATYALVTALREAGVAAVVSGAGPTVLALTDPGADFEPGTGWQVWRLPVDGSGAQVSRGRLGHAERDPVAAGRMS from the coding sequence GTGCCCCTGAACTTCGCCTCCGGCCCGGTCCGGGTCCGGGTCCCCGCGACCAGCGCCAACCTGGGGCCGGGCTTCGACGCGCTCGGCCTCGCGCTTGGTCTCCACGACGACGTGGCCGCCGAGGTGACCAGCGACGGCGTCCGGGTGGCGGTCACCGGCCAGGGGGCCGGTGAGCTGCCCGCCGACGACCGGCACCTGGTGGTGCGGGCCATGCGGGCCACCTTCGACGCCCTCGGTGGACAGCCCGCCGGACTGGCCGTGGAGTGTGTCAACCGGATCCCGCAGGCGCGGGGGTTGGGCTCCTCCTCGGCGGCGATCGTGGCCGGGGTCCTGCTCGCCCGCGCGCTGGTGGACGACGGGGCGGAACGCCTGGACGATGCCGCGCTGCTGCGGCTCGCCGCCGACATCGAGGGCCATCCGGACAATGTGGCGCCCTGCCTGCTCGGCGGCTTCACCGTGGCATGGACGGAGCCGACCGGCGCGCGGGCGGTCTCCCTCGCCCCGGCCGCCGGGGTGAGCCCCATGGTCTTCGTGCCGGACGAGCGCGGGCTGACCGCGACGGCCCGGGCGGCGTTGCCGGCGTCGGTGCCGCACGCGGACGCCGCGCTGACCGCTGGTCGGGCCGCGTTGCTGGTGCACGCGCTGACCGCCGAGCCGGCGCTGCTGCTGCCGGCGACCGAGGACCGGCTGCACCAGCACTACCGCGCCGAGGGGATGCCGGCGACGTACGCCCTGGTCACCGCGTTGCGGGAGGCGGGTGTGGCGGCCGTGGTCAGTGGGGCGGGGCCGACGGTGCTGGCGTTGACCGATCCTGGCGCGGACTTCGAGCCGGGAACAGGATGGCAGGTCTGGCGGTTACCAGTGGACGGCAGCGGCGCACAGGTCAGTCGGGGTAGACTGGGACACGCCGAGCGGGACCCTGTTGCCGCAGGTCGTATGAGTTGA
- the rho gene encoding transcription termination factor Rho: protein MSDTTDVTSDASNVAGEATAAPARRRRTGTGLSAMLLPELQSLAASLGISGTARMRKVELIGAITERQGGAAAGAPRPRAEVAAAAATPVREEVRAEVRETAEPAAPPAEAEPRPRSRRSRAAATAERAAATAAAAPVSTEAAPREAAPETAERTERPERAERADRGERAERGERGERGDRAERNERGDRAERGERAERGDRNERAERNERAERGERAERGERADRNERGDRGERADRNERGQRGDRDRDRDRDTDTDDDGEGGGRRGRRSRFRDRRRGRGERTEAGDTGGGREPQVSEDDVLVPVAGIIDVLDNYAFVRTTGYLAGPNDVYVSMSQVKKYGLRRGDAITGAVRTARDGEQRRDKYNPLVRLDTVNGMEPEEARRRPEFYKLTPLYPQERLRLETEPHILTTRVIDLVTPIGKGQRALIMSPPKAGKTMVLQAIANAITHNNPECHLMVVLIDERPEEVTDMQRSVKGEVVAATFDRPPQDHTTVAELAIERAKRLVELGHDVVVLLDSVTRLGRSYNLAAPASGRIMSGGIDSTALYPPKRFLGAARNIENGGSLTILATALVETGSVMDTVIFEEFKGTGNAELKLDRKIADKRVFPAIDIHTSGTRKEEILLAPEELAINRKLRKVLHSLDSQAALDLLLDKLKQTRTNIEFLMQIAKSTPGE, encoded by the coding sequence TTGAGCGACACCACCGACGTGACGTCGGATGCTTCCAACGTCGCTGGCGAAGCCACCGCCGCCCCTGCCCGTCGTCGGCGGACCGGCACCGGCCTGTCCGCGATGCTGCTGCCGGAGCTGCAGAGCCTGGCCGCGTCGCTCGGCATCTCCGGCACCGCGCGGATGCGCAAGGTCGAGCTGATCGGCGCCATCACCGAGCGGCAGGGCGGCGCCGCCGCCGGGGCCCCTCGACCGCGTGCCGAGGTCGCGGCCGCCGCAGCCACCCCCGTCCGCGAGGAGGTCCGGGCGGAGGTGCGGGAGACCGCCGAGCCGGCGGCCCCGCCGGCCGAGGCCGAGCCCCGGCCGCGGAGCCGGCGCAGCCGGGCCGCCGCCACCGCCGAGCGCGCCGCCGCGACTGCGGCCGCCGCCCCGGTCAGCACCGAGGCGGCGCCGCGTGAGGCCGCCCCGGAGACCGCCGAGCGCACCGAGCGTCCGGAGCGGGCCGAGCGTGCGGACCGCGGCGAGCGGGCGGAGCGGGGTGAGCGCGGGGAGCGTGGCGACCGGGCCGAGCGCAACGAGCGCGGTGACCGCGCGGAACGCGGCGAGCGGGCCGAGCGTGGCGACCGCAACGAACGGGCCGAGCGCAACGAACGGGCCGAGCGTGGCGAACGGGCCGAGCGCGGCGAGCGGGCGGACCGCAACGAGCGCGGCGACCGGGGCGAGCGGGCCGACCGTAACGAGCGGGGCCAGCGCGGCGACCGGGATCGCGACCGGGACCGGGACACCGACACCGACGACGACGGCGAGGGCGGCGGCCGGCGCGGCCGGCGCAGCCGGTTCCGGGACCGTCGCCGGGGCCGTGGCGAGCGCACCGAGGCCGGCGACACCGGCGGCGGGCGCGAGCCGCAGGTCAGCGAGGACGACGTGCTCGTCCCGGTGGCCGGCATCATCGACGTGCTGGACAACTACGCCTTCGTCCGGACCACCGGCTACCTGGCCGGTCCGAACGACGTGTACGTCTCGATGTCCCAGGTCAAGAAGTACGGCCTGCGGCGCGGCGACGCCATCACCGGTGCGGTGCGCACGGCACGCGACGGTGAGCAGCGGCGGGACAAGTACAACCCGCTGGTGCGGCTGGACACGGTCAACGGCATGGAGCCGGAGGAGGCCCGCCGCCGTCCGGAGTTCTACAAGCTCACCCCGCTGTACCCGCAGGAGCGGCTGCGGCTGGAGACCGAGCCGCACATCCTCACCACCCGGGTCATCGACCTGGTCACGCCGATCGGCAAGGGCCAACGGGCGCTGATCATGTCGCCGCCCAAGGCCGGTAAGACCATGGTGTTGCAGGCGATCGCCAACGCGATCACCCACAACAACCCGGAGTGCCACCTGATGGTGGTGCTGATCGACGAGCGGCCCGAAGAGGTCACCGACATGCAGCGGTCGGTGAAGGGCGAGGTCGTCGCGGCCACGTTCGACCGTCCGCCGCAGGACCACACCACCGTCGCCGAGCTGGCGATCGAGCGGGCCAAGCGCCTGGTCGAGCTGGGGCACGACGTGGTCGTGCTGCTCGACTCGGTGACCCGGCTCGGCCGGTCGTACAACCTGGCGGCGCCGGCCAGCGGCCGGATCATGTCCGGTGGTATCGACTCGACCGCGCTCTACCCGCCGAAGCGCTTCCTCGGCGCGGCGCGGAACATCGAGAACGGCGGCTCGCTGACCATCCTCGCCACCGCCCTGGTGGAGACCGGGTCGGTGATGGACACGGTCATCTTCGAGGAGTTCAAGGGCACCGGCAACGCGGAGCTGAAGCTGGACCGGAAGATCGCCGACAAGCGGGTCTTCCCGGCCATCGACATCCACACCTCCGGCACCCGTAAGGAGGAGATCCTGCTCGCGCCGGAGGAGCTGGCCATCAATCGCAAGCTCCGCAAGGTCCTGCACTCGCTGGACTCGCAGGCGGCGCTGGACCTGCTGCTGGACAAGCTCAAGCAGACCCGGACCAACATCGAGTTCCTGATGCAGATCGCCAAGTCGACGCCGGGCGAGTAG
- a CDS encoding phosphodiester glycosidase family protein — protein MRTRSARLAGVLLLTPLLGLAAPMPVVAAPPEVDTAAEDVPRASSHPSTVTTLAAAGVAPADGLETAKTTRPVAPGLDLTSFDRYDQQGWLRADALTADLTGGLTVDYVNSGAVSRAEPLRGAVDAARAVAAVNGDFFDINNSGAAQGVGIRAGELVQSPVAGHTNAVAVTAEGLGRVIQVHFEGTATLPGGPVNLTQFNNMVQGNGIGVFTALWGSYDRGRAVEGAARVTEVTLVDGRVATVADRAGSGPIPAGTTILLGRDAGAAALAALRPDDAVTVAYRPRPSDGSSLHAAVGGGNVLVRDGVVQNIADASLAPRTSVGFTADGRKMIMLTVDGRQVDSRGVTQTEMGRMMAELGAHHALNLDGGGSSTLLAREPGAATVQVENSPSDGSERAVPNGLAIYAPKGSGRLTGYWLETATDPTAAPGVAPVRGGRPDRVFPGLTRRLTAAGHDETYGPAAGTPKWRANPAAQGTVDADGVFRAIRPGRTTVTAWRDEARGTLDLTVLGPLARVDATVDRVGLDGTGGTGVFGVVGYDAEGNTAPIESADLSLDYDRDLLRITPTADGNLTVVALKDSGSALVTVTVAGQRTVLPVTVGLADVPVAGFDDAAKWKFSAARATGSVAPVAGYTGTGLRMSYDFGQSTGTRAAYADPPAWITVPGQPQAFGMWIKSNGRGEWPSLHLHDAQDTQHVLRGPYLTWTGWRYVQFDVPAGVQYPLRVRRFYVAETDPAAKYTSEVVIDDLVAKVSPTVEVPAEPHRTDRVVLRDGTVDGAPWRFAVLSDAQFVAANPDSDLVAQARRTLREVKAAKPDFLVINGDFVDTAYPADFALAKRILDEELGGELPYYYVPGNHEIMGAPIANFEAVFGAPSRVFDHRGTRFVTLNTSAGTLRGGGFDQVRALRTALDSAAGDDAVGSVVVLHHHPPRDPGAAKASQLTDRKEAALVEQWLTDFQHRTGKGALFVGGHVGTFHAERVDGVPFVINGNAGKGPSSPADQGGFTGWTMVGVDPVTRQEAERARRDPLVEGPRWVAVEFRAHVDRLTLTAPDTVAVGTPASVTATITQPGNRVVPVAGPVSADWSASPSVHIGTEDGVKPWHVARFDPATGTLTALRPADSVVLAVTVNGVRAEATVTLTAAAAATPAA, from the coding sequence ATGCGTACCCGATCCGCCCGACTTGCCGGCGTGCTGCTGCTGACGCCGCTGCTCGGCCTGGCCGCGCCGATGCCGGTCGTCGCCGCGCCACCCGAGGTTGACACGGCCGCCGAGGACGTCCCCCGCGCCTCCTCCCACCCGAGCACGGTCACCACCCTGGCCGCCGCGGGCGTCGCGCCCGCCGACGGCCTGGAGACCGCGAAGACCACCCGCCCGGTCGCCCCCGGGCTCGACCTCACCTCCTTCGACCGGTACGACCAGCAGGGCTGGCTGCGTGCCGACGCGCTCACCGCCGACCTGACCGGCGGGCTCACCGTCGACTACGTCAACTCCGGCGCGGTCAGCCGGGCCGAGCCACTGCGCGGCGCGGTGGACGCCGCCCGCGCGGTCGCCGCGGTCAACGGCGACTTCTTCGACATCAACAACTCTGGTGCCGCCCAGGGCGTCGGCATCCGCGCTGGCGAGCTGGTCCAGTCGCCGGTCGCCGGGCACACCAACGCGGTGGCGGTCACCGCCGAGGGACTCGGCCGGGTGATCCAGGTGCACTTCGAGGGCACCGCGACCCTGCCCGGCGGGCCGGTGAACCTGACCCAGTTCAACAACATGGTCCAGGGCAACGGCATCGGCGTCTTCACCGCACTCTGGGGCTCGTACGACCGGGGTCGGGCGGTGGAGGGCGCCGCCCGGGTCACCGAGGTCACCCTGGTCGACGGTCGGGTCGCCACGGTCGCCGACCGCGCCGGCAGCGGACCCATCCCGGCCGGCACCACCATCCTGCTCGGCCGGGACGCCGGGGCCGCCGCGCTCGCCGCGCTGCGACCGGACGACGCGGTCACCGTCGCCTACCGGCCCAGGCCGTCCGACGGCAGCAGCCTGCACGCCGCAGTCGGCGGCGGCAACGTGCTGGTCCGCGACGGCGTGGTGCAGAACATCGCGGACGCCTCGCTGGCGCCCCGTACCTCGGTCGGGTTCACCGCCGACGGACGCAAGATGATCATGCTCACGGTGGACGGCCGGCAGGTCGACAGCCGGGGCGTCACCCAGACCGAGATGGGCCGGATGATGGCCGAACTCGGCGCGCACCACGCGCTCAACCTCGACGGCGGCGGCTCCTCCACGCTGCTCGCCCGGGAGCCCGGCGCGGCCACCGTCCAGGTGGAGAACAGCCCCTCCGACGGCAGCGAGCGGGCCGTCCCCAACGGCCTGGCCATCTACGCGCCGAAGGGCAGCGGCCGGCTCACCGGCTACTGGCTGGAAACCGCCACCGACCCGACCGCCGCGCCCGGCGTCGCCCCGGTCCGGGGCGGCCGACCCGACCGGGTCTTCCCCGGCCTGACCCGCCGGCTCACCGCCGCCGGCCACGACGAGACGTACGGCCCGGCGGCCGGCACGCCGAAGTGGCGGGCCAACCCGGCGGCCCAGGGCACCGTCGACGCCGACGGGGTCTTCCGGGCCATCCGTCCCGGTCGGACCACCGTCACCGCCTGGCGCGACGAGGCCCGGGGCACCCTCGACCTCACCGTGCTCGGCCCGCTGGCCCGTGTCGACGCCACCGTCGACCGGGTGGGGCTCGACGGCACTGGCGGCACCGGCGTCTTCGGGGTGGTCGGCTACGACGCCGAGGGGAACACCGCGCCGATCGAGTCCGCCGACCTGTCCCTCGACTACGACCGGGACCTGCTGCGGATCACCCCCACGGCCGACGGCAACCTGACCGTCGTCGCGCTGAAGGACAGCGGCTCGGCCCTGGTCACCGTCACCGTGGCCGGGCAGCGCACCGTGCTGCCGGTGACCGTCGGTCTCGCCGACGTGCCGGTCGCCGGGTTCGACGACGCCGCGAAGTGGAAGTTCAGCGCCGCCCGCGCCACCGGCTCGGTCGCGCCGGTGGCCGGGTACACCGGCACCGGCCTGCGGATGTCGTACGACTTCGGTCAGTCCACCGGCACCCGGGCCGCGTACGCCGACCCGCCGGCCTGGATCACCGTGCCGGGGCAGCCACAGGCGTTCGGCATGTGGATCAAGAGCAACGGTCGTGGCGAGTGGCCCAGCCTGCACCTGCACGACGCACAGGACACCCAGCACGTGCTGCGCGGCCCGTACCTCACCTGGACCGGCTGGCGGTACGTCCAGTTCGACGTGCCGGCCGGGGTGCAGTACCCGCTGCGGGTGCGCCGGTTCTACGTGGCCGAGACCGACCCTGCCGCCAAGTACACCAGCGAGGTGGTCATCGACGACCTGGTGGCGAAGGTGTCGCCCACGGTGGAGGTCCCGGCCGAGCCGCACCGGACCGACCGGGTGGTACTCCGCGACGGCACCGTGGACGGCGCGCCCTGGCGGTTCGCGGTCCTCTCCGACGCGCAGTTCGTCGCGGCGAACCCGGACAGCGACCTGGTCGCCCAGGCCCGCCGGACGCTGCGCGAGGTGAAGGCGGCGAAGCCGGACTTCCTCGTCATCAACGGAGACTTCGTGGACACCGCCTACCCGGCGGACTTCGCCCTGGCCAAGCGGATCCTCGACGAGGAACTCGGCGGCGAGCTGCCCTACTACTACGTGCCGGGCAACCACGAGATCATGGGTGCCCCGATCGCCAACTTCGAGGCGGTCTTCGGCGCGCCCTCGCGGGTGTTCGACCACAGGGGAACCCGCTTCGTCACGCTGAACACCTCGGCCGGAACCCTGCGCGGTGGCGGCTTCGACCAGGTCCGTGCGCTGCGGACCGCGTTGGACTCCGCCGCCGGTGACGACGCGGTCGGTTCGGTGGTCGTGCTGCACCACCACCCGCCGCGGGACCCCGGCGCGGCCAAGGCCAGCCAGCTCACCGACCGGAAGGAGGCGGCGCTGGTGGAGCAGTGGCTGACCGACTTCCAGCACCGCACCGGCAAGGGCGCGCTCTTCGTCGGCGGCCACGTCGGCACGTTCCACGCCGAGCGGGTCGACGGGGTGCCGTTCGTGATCAACGGCAACGCCGGCAAGGGCCCGTCCAGCCCCGCCGACCAGGGCGGCTTCACCGGCTGGACGATGGTCGGGGTGGACCCGGTCACCCGGCAGGAGGCCGAACGGGCCCGCCGTGACCCGCTGGTCGAGGGGCCGCGCTGGGTGGCCGTCGAGTTCCGGGCGCACGTCGACCGGCTCACCCTGACCGCGCCCGACACCGTCGCGGTCGGCACCCCGGCGTCGGTCACCGCCACGATCACCCAGCCCGGTAACCGGGTGGTGCCGGTGGCCGGTCCGGTCAGCGCCGACTGGTCGGCCTCGCCGAGCGTCCACATCGGTACGGAGGACGGGGTGAAGCCCTGGCACGTGGCCCGCTTCGACCCGGCCACCGGCACGCTCACCGCGCTGCGTCCGGCGGATTCGGTGGTGCTCGCGGTGACCGTCAACGGCGTCCGCGCGGAGGCGACGGTCACCCTGACCGCCGCAGCCGCAGCTACCCCCGCCGCCTGA